atctgcagttcaaacaacaacaaagtggttatattcttcaagaatcaatgagtatatatcttcttttttttaaagctgtCCCAATCGCAGATTGACAATATTACTGAGATTTGTTGCATCTTGATGATACAGTACCTGAGAGCAGGCTACAATGTGTATGTGAAACCAGCACTCACAAACTCAATGAGTAAAGCTCAATAGTTTGTAAATGTCTATTTATGTTCTCAGATGCTATACAGATCAATATAATCTCAATCAGGAACTGACAGAGCAATGTCCCTGATGCTAGATAGCAAAGTGGGTAAAAGAAAGATGTTACTGTTTGGGTCAGTGAAATTACAGTGTCCAAGAGCAAATGTACtttttgacttattccacaaagTGACTGCGCTAGATTGAATGGTTCTGTGGAAGCGACCAGAACAACAAGTGATCCATTATCCTGCGCCCTCCAGCCCCCAGTTTGTTCACAGTTCTAGTTCACACTCAGTAATTAACAAGTACTGATTGTGATTAAGCCTCAGAGGGTCAGGAATGCAGTAATAAGCGAATAAAGGACTTGTTTAATCCATCAAATCTTAATGTCTTATTAATGAATATACACTCCGATCCATGTTTCTAGTCTCCTGCCTTGTCTGAATGATGACAAGATTATCATGGCATGCAACTAGTTTGTCCCCAATGCAATGGAAAAGATGAAGTCTGACTATATgtaaaaatatactgtacatccaCATGTACTGTAACATACAGTAGAGGTGTTCTAGGGTGAGCCCTACTTAGCAAGGAGCCTAAAGTTGCTAAGGCCTATAGCCTCCTGAGAcctgaaaaaaatgtgtttggGATTTCAATATTTTTTCTATAACATAAGTGTTTGGGGTGAAAAATACATGTAACCCCAAAAAATGTGGGAACATTTTGTTATTATATTTgttatatatattgttatttttattgtaAGTACAAAATTGTCCTCCGTAGTGGTCATTAGGGTGTAAATATACACAAATTAATAtgacagtcaatgggtacagaaCTGTAGGTGAAAAACATAGTTGTGGCATCTGGGTGTCCACTACAGAGCACATTTCTTGATAAGCTCTTATTTAGCTCTTATTTAATGTGAAATAAATATGACAAAGTCCTGACCAACTCACTTAACTATTGCTGAAATACTCACTTCTAGAAAACATTTGAATATCAAACTCACAAAAACTATAATTAATAATTACACACATGTTTTACGTCCATAAAATGTGCTAATTTTAATACCAGCCATCTTTTAAAGAACCAGGAAGATAAAGTTGTCAAGGTCACACCCCTACACGTGATATCATTGAAAAGTCCAGAATGTCCTCTCAAAGGGACAACAGGATTTAATACAGTGGCTTGTATGGCCTCAGAGACACAGACCAAGAACTGATGTCCACTAGAGAGGACAAAAATACATTTATGGGTTTCAGGAGGACAGAAGAGCACTTAGAAAGCACCATAGTGtcggtgtgtgtactgtatgtgtcttgGCTCACCGAAGGCTAGGCGCTAATGTGCCACACAGAATGTTGTTAGTATAACATTGTGTTCTGCCACGAGTCCAGGTCACAGCTATTGAAAGTAAATCCACTGTGAAGATTGTTGATGTGCCAATTTGATAATTATTATGATCCATAGAACATCCTGTTGCTTTGTTTAGCGTACTGTAATAACATAGGTTGcctcccacatggcaccctattccctatatactgcactacttttgacaagagccctatgggccctggtcaaaagtagtgaactataatgggaatggggtgccatttgggacacatatatGGCCCTAATTCCAGCGGAAATAATATTGATGTGTCTCATTTGGACGGACCTTAATAAACTTGTAAGAACATGTATTTAGTAGCACTAGCCAAGCTCTCTTGGGAAgcagttaaagggatactttgggaatTTGTCAATTTTGTCAATTTGTCAATTTGTCAATTTGCTAACTAGCATTGGcgtaatgactggaagtctatgggtatctgctagcatgcagTGGGACTTCCACGCATAGAATGTCTGTTCAGGTCAGATCTCAGCACTGTGCACCCGCATACAATGTGACGTGTTACAGTAGCTCTGGAGAATGACAATGAACATTATACAATGTGTGCAATGACCTGTCAACACTGCAAACAAGGAAGAATTCTGTAAACATTCATAGATATTAATAGCCTCACTGTCCATACTGTAACAGTACATCGAGTGGATCAGAAATGCTTTTTGTCTGTAATTAAATAAACAATGCAGGTATATTATGATCTATCAAGTGATTCAGATCCTATTGAATGTGCTACCCTGGCCTCATATCTTTTTGATCTTAAAGATCTTACTCGTGATCTACACCCTGTATATTTTGTCGGACAGTGTTTGAGGATGTAAACAATAAACAGTCTTCTTGTTGTGATTTTAGAACGTGTGCGcacaaacacacccccacacgtaaacacacacacacacaaacacacacacacaatctgagaACAGACTCTAATGAGGCATATGGTTCATTAATTATTCAGACACAATCTGGTATCTTGAATCTGGGACTCCCCACTAGTCTACCACAATTATCTTTCTGCTTTTCTCATGCTTACCAAGATGTCTCAGAGTGATCTTATTCATAACAACATTGACTTGTCCATATCTATACAGAATTATCAGTAGTATGAGCAACAAGCTGCACTTGAAACAAATAAAGATGAGGTTGAAAGCCAATAGCTGTTTAAATGATAGACAATTGAAAACAAAGAGGAGGAACcataaaggagatgattgtggactacaggaaaaagaggactgagcacgcctccattctcaacgacggggttgtagtggagcaggttgagagctcaagttctttggtgtccacatcaccaacatactaacatggtacaaacacaccaagacaatcgtgaagagggctccctcaggagactgaaaagatttgtcatgggtcctcagatcctcaaaaggttctacagctgcaccatcgagagcatggttgcatcactgcctggtatggcaactgctcagcctctgaccgcttggcattacagagggtagtgcgaacagcccagtacatcactggggccaagcctcctgccatccaggacctctatagcaggcggtgtcagaggaaggccctaacaattgtcaaagactccagccaccctggtcatagtgtggctgttgtctctggtaccagagcaccaagtctaagtccaagaggcttttaaacagcttctaccccaagccataagactcctgaacatctaatcaaatggccacccagactatttgcattgccccccttttacaccgctgctactctctgttgttatcatctatgcagtcactttaaataactcTACCAACATATTaactcaactaaccggtgcccctgcacattgactctgtatcggtacccccctgtatatagtctcgctattgttactttattgctgctctttaattacttgttacttttatttcttattcttatccgtattttttaaaactgcattgttggttgggGCCAAGgtctgtaaggtctacacctgttgtattcggcgcaagtgACTAATACAtttttgatttggtttgatttgattttgatatgtTTATAGATATTGGGCCAAGTAGAGACATTTCATGTAATACTAACCACTGTTACATGCATTACACTACCTGTCTTTCAGTGTACTGTGCAGTCTTACATTATTATTCTATAACTGATTGGTTTAAGGTTTGATAGCTTATAAATTGTTTGAATCAGAAACGAGTGGGCTGCTGGATTATGACAAAAGATTGGTTTTCTATGTCCTAGCACAGGCAAAGATGGTAAAACAAATACGTGCTGTTAAGCAGCTTACATACCCATTGGAAGCTTGTGGCAGTTCTCCGTGAGCCACACAAAAAGTTTGGCAAAGTGACAGTTGCACACCCAGGGGTTGCCCTCCAGGCGCACCACCCGGAGTGAGGTTAGGGGCTCCAGCACCCCCACATCCAGCCCCTGCAGGCCGTTCCTTTCCAGCTCCAGCTCCCGCAGCGAGGTCAGCCCCAGGAAAGCATCCTCTTCCACCAGGCTAAGGTAGGGGTTGTTCCCCAGACGCAGCTTGATCAGGCTCCGGGACTCCACAAAGGTCCCTGACTGgatctctgtcaggttgttgcTGCCCAGGTCCAGGAAGACTAGGCGAGATGAGGTGCTGAGGGTGCCGGGCTCCAGCACCGACAGGGAGTTATTCCTCAGGTCCAGGTAGACCAGGTCGCTGTACAGAACCAGGAAGTCCGAGGGGATCCAGGGAATCCAGTTGTCGGAGAGAAGGAGGCGCCGGACGTCCAGGGGGATGGGGCTAGGGAGGCTGGTGAGACCTTGGCCCTGGCAGTCCACAGTGTGGTGGTCCGGACACAGGCAGCTGGACGGACAGTTGTGGCCCCGAGTCAGCAAGGTGGAGGAAAGCAAGGCAAGGAAAGGCTGAAGCCAGTTAATGCATGGTAACATTGTCAAGGGGGTGCgaggtgagagggagagcaggggtttaggtaggggaggaggaggttgggAGGAAGgaggtacaggacaggacaggagagggcacaggggagggggtagagatcAAGGGGTGGGAGATtaaggaaggggagggggaagcAGAAGAAAGAAAGGAGTCAATGTCCTGGCGCTggcatctctcttcctcttgttgaGTAGTCTACAAAGGCTAAGCCATCGAGCGGCGAGAGAGATGCGCAACGGTGTTTTCAAGGAGATCATGTAGCAAGCGGTCTGGATCGAAAAGCAGCCTGCTGGCTTTGAGGGAATaaggggaggagtgagagagagggagtgagcgagagagagagagcgagagagtaaggGAGGGGGGTTAAATAGAAACTAGCAAACCAGAGACGTGCGctggggagggtgtgtgttgggAGTGGGGAGAGCGGGGGATGGGGGGTGGAGGGCGATAGGGTAAGCCAGAAGGTGGTGTGAGTTTGCAGGAGGGTCGACCCTCAGCGTCTCATTACTTCTTCTTCAGAACAATTAAACAATTAACGAGAGAACTGTGAGTCAGAAGAAGAATATACTGTGAGGATCTAAGCATTGGAAGGCTAGACTCACTGAAAGCATGGGTATTTATATCCAACCGTATGGGCTGGGGAGCTACCGACAGTGACTCGTGTCCAAATGACATCAGATAACTCACATGTTGTGATGATGTCACATGGCTCCCAGCAGAATCCCAGGAGGAATATAATCCTGATGACCGTGATCCTTGGGAATCATCATCACATACATCTCCTCCTCAACTGTCCTCTGTCTCACTGTGCTGCACGATCTGGCCATCCCAGCTCTGTTGCCATGACAACGTGCTCTAAACATACACCGTGGTGTGAAGCTGCCTGTGCAGCACAGGCGAATATCCCAAAAGTGTCATATTGAGGAACGCCATCACATGACAGCTTGCCACAGCGGGGTGATGCGTTTTGTCTCGTGCCTTTCCTGAGCAACAAGCTGAATGGCTGTCTCATACAATCCACTCCTGTTGCTTTAATGCATGTCCTATACATTCACAGTTAGAAAAACATACAGTACGTACACAACAGTTTTAACACATCCACTGCAAAAGCCAAGTGGTCTTCAGAAATACTGTACCTTAAACTAAGCAATGTGGTCCCAATGGCAGTTACCTTACCAACGGCAGCTAATTTGCCAGCTGTTGTTGTTTACATGCTATGTACCTCTATGCTACAGTATAGTAGTCAGACATCATGTCCACAGACCGCAGTTACAGATACAGAATGTATGCTATGTCCACCAAGAGCATTTCCCGATACATCAAACATGCTTGTTGGGAATAGCATGTCACAGATATAACCGTGGGAAGCAGgtgtgctgagggtgctgcagcaccctctgAAAAATAtcaattaaattaaatatacatttaaaaaaagagttTTTTCTTTTGAAGAAGGGCCATTTTCTACAGGGCCATCAGGCCTTGGTATAACAAATACCTGTATACAGTCACTAGTaaaagtctacacaccccttgcacaATCTGGACATTTTACAGCCTTAAAATTAAatagaaaatgtattaaattagatttttttcctACCAATGTACTCCACATttccaaagtggaagaaaaagtctatttaaaaaaatctaataaaatgTCATTAAAAAAAAGATGTCTTGATTTCATATTTCTTTTGatcctgacaaactccccagtcACTGCAGGTGAAAATAATTTTGAACGTTAGGGAGGGGGTGCACCTGGAGTTGGAGGTTCCTATAAGAAGGGTAAATTCCAATTAATCCCAGTAATTGAGATTATGTAAATCAGCTAACTGTTAGCTATGCTGTTGTTACAATGTAACTAGTCTTTACCTGTGATTGAAGTTTGTTCTGCTGCTAACATCTGAGTTGTAGTTTCTGCTTGTGCAGCAGTAGGAGGATGTGTGCAGTGCCGCTGAGTGAGCACTCCTGTGTGGGCAGAAGAGCGGGGGAGGGGACATTTTCCAAGATTCAAAAATGAGAAATTAGCGAATTTGATGGGCAATTCTTTATAGAACAGGACAAAAATGAGACTAAAAGTTGAATAAAAATGGAAAGGGCACTTCACTTATAGGAGGGCAACAGGGCAGGTGCTCAGGCACCCCTAGAGTCCTATCTGTGCACGTGCCTGCATCAACATTAATCACTAATTTCATTGGCACCAACACAaaaattattattgttattgactAGTTGATAAGTTTTATTTTTTAGTGTAATTGTAGGGAGCTTCCCTGCAGAGGCCGTTAGGGCCCTATGAAGTGAAAATAGGCTAATGTGTTTCCCCCCATGCAGTTCAGGTTTAGCATGTAAATAAATGTCAGTGTAACCTGATGTGTGGCACCCTGGGTCGGAAACAGCTGCACATAcagggctgggagggagggaggtgccAATGGAAAAGCATGGCGCCACTCTTTCCAACGGTCATTCTCAAAGTGACCCAAGCATCCAAGACAGTGGGGCCCAGCTGTCACTTCTTTAGTTGCACATTGGCAGGTGTGACTGTGCCCGCTGGCTGTGTACCCTGGGTGCCAGTCAAGGACAGAGAGCTAGGGCTCTGAGGGGGAGTGCCACTGTGGAAAGTTAGACAGACATCTTGTTCTTCTTCAAAAGAAACCTGAGACCACCTTTCAgtcgttctgtgagtttgtgcgtgcgtgtgtccaaACACCACACCTGCCAACTGTGAGACTTGAACAAGGTTGGCAGCTATGTGAGTCATCTTTTGTGATATCTGACTGAAGTCTAGCAACATTCTGTACGATCAAGAATCAGGATCAAGCTGCAGGAATttgacagacaaacaggcaggcaggcagacaatgGGCAGTTGGGCTTTCGAGGGTGTTGTACAATGTGCCTTCTGGGAAATGAGATGCACTTACCCAGATTATGTTTCTGAAATAAAGGAATCCAGAAGTACTTGATCACAAATGTCTTCAGCTGAGGAAATCTCTAATCTAGCAGAGAAAGTTGCACCGACGTCCGTCGCATTGACAGATGTATGTATATATCCGGATTTGCTCCGAGTTTGTTTACATTTGATGGTAAAGAATGACAGCACTCTCTCCGAAAGCACACATGACCACACAATGACCCAGTGAGTGAAAGAAAACTGTTGATGTACAACTTGGAATCAAGCCTTTTAATTATTGTATTTGGAAATGTAATTACAATACGATAAAAGACTAAACAGATGAGACTTCAGGCAAATGCTCACCAATGCAAAAACAAACAGAAGCAACTTGACTGTTGACATTGTTAGACAAATATCCTAGAGTGGTCTCTACTTCCCTCTTGTGTTCAATGTGTCCTTTACAGTCTCAGGACCAGTCATTTTACAGTGAAGATAAAACACATTAGGTAGAAGACATGGtcaaatatagaaaatagtaaggGATACGATCTTTATTTGGTGAATATAAATGTAATGCAAGATAAAGGGGAAAGGTTCTTGAAGAAAATAAAAGTGCTTTGAGACGGAATGTAAccaatattttattattattattgaaacAGTTGTACCGGCTTTCAGTTTGTTGTTGTAGATGTTGTtttcttttgttttgtcttttttcTAAAATAAAATAGACAAATAACAGTATTACAAATAATTAAAATTGTTACATCCTTCACAGGGTTACAGTCAATGTACATTTATACAGAAAACAAAACGTCCCAATGCAATCACAGTGGTTAGGACTGgacggggaggggggggctggTCGACCAAGGACGGAGGACAAACGTGAAAGAATGTGGAAAAGGTCCTATAACGGTATAGAGGTATAGTAATCGTACAGTTTTAACATGGGAATGAGAGTTCTTTTTACACACAGAGAATGACAAAAACTTAAATGTGGCCATATAGAGAGGGCACAACAATATTGACTTGAGGTTACAGTAGAAGCGTCCATTTTGGTTTCTTTTGTTAGCAAATGGCACACACAGAGATGGCAGGTTCTTTCTGAGTGTATTTGTTGACAGaagcaaaaaaaataaacaaataaagatTTGTTTGATTTGACAGTCTTCCTTCATTCACAAATTCAGGTCTTGTATAGTACATTGCCTCCCCAACTTGTTATGCTAGGCCTATAAAAACAAAGTAAATGAGTGTCTGGGGCTATCCTATATGATCAAATAGCAAAGCTTCCAACACATTAATGTACAAGCTGTACCTTGATGAGAAGCTATGCTAAACAACAGATAATCCATAATAAGATGAGGACAATGTATCTGTAAAGAACTGCAGATGATAGTCTTTGGAAGAACATATTCCTATTCATTGAAGTGGGGAGTGTCTCTTTTCCCAAGAAAAGCAGAGTTTGTTGGTTGGGTAGCAGTAGTATAACATTTTAATAACACTGCTGTCTCATTGAGGTGTCTCCTAATTAGTACCTTATTTATAACTATTAAATGCTATGTGAGATGCCCTATGGAATGGCTGATTGGGATTTATCCATGAAGTGCTGAGACAATGGAAGCATGCAGACACTGTAGCACTCAAAGAGCAGAGGTTGCAATATCCTGGATTTTCTTGTCTAGTATCTTTTGGCTGCTTAGAACAACACTTttcaaaaacatttcaaatgttttcCTGCTGATCCCTGAACCTCAAGTTCAGTACGTTATGGACGGAGTATCAACGTGTAAACTTGTTGTGATTTGTGCTGGCACAATAGGAGGAAGACGTATACCCTACCTCTTAGTACAACAAAAACTGAAGCCTGTCCGTTTTTTAAAATGACCTTTCATCCATTTCTTTAAAAAGTCCCCACTTTTCTCTGAGACGATTCATAAACACGTGTTCTAGCTTTTTAAATAGTAACGGCAACAGTATATACATGTCAATATGCCGGCAGTGTATGACCCCAGATTACGTGACAATTCACAGCTTCATACTGTCAAAGGTGATCATATGTAGCagtataaaaacaaaaaacaaaaactaTTTAAAAACCAACCAAATGAGCACAGTGTTCTGTGAAGTCTTTTAAATACCAGCAGGCTCCTTTTCTGATCATTTTCCACCTGTGGAGCTTCAGAGGCTGGCATTTTGTGCAAGTACAGTTTTGAACACCTGGCTGCATAACCTAAGGCAGCCATTTTGTATGTACCATAAAGGGGAGGGCAAGTGCTTTTTCATGACAGGACCAAAGTACATTGGTATTCACATGAGATCCTTTAAACGTAGCGGAGGGCAAAAGGAAGGCGTAATCTAAACTTTGCACACAGCAATTTTGTAATGGGAGAAGTCATGGTAGCGCCCATCCTACTTCATCATTAAGGTGCACatagaaacatttaaaaaactacTCACTGAGTCACTGAAGCAAAGATTGCACGGAGCAGAACTCCAAAACAATGAAAATGGCCGACATGGTTCAGTGGCTATGGCAACCTGTGATtcccagaagagagagaaacaacggAGAGCCCCTAGGCTTTTGGGGACCCTAAACAAGATTtggttagctgacatgggctaattgagtgactgccaCTGACTGACAATATAGTGACCTCCAAAATATTGTGACGGTgaccatttttgttgttgttttgactctGTACTCCAACCTCTTGGatatgaaatgatacaatgactatgaggttaaagtgcagactgtcagcttacATTTGAGGGTATGTTTCATatatttctaaacacttctacattaatgtggatgatACAATGATTAttgatagtcctgaatgaatcatgagtgataatgagtgagaaagttagatgcacaaatatcataccctcaAGACATGCTACCCTCTTATCATTTCATATAACATGGGAGGTTAGCCTTTTTCGAAGAGAGATATATTTATgcttctgtaactttctcactcatcattatttgtgtttagaaacatattctatttgTATTTACAATAAATGTAACTCCAAaataacacaatacattatttaccattgaTTTATagataatctgaaacacaaccaaaacaaatagCAAATGCTTTAATAAACATATAGGTGAATttctcccaatacttttggtcccctaaaatgtggggacaatgtacaaaaagtgctttAATTTCTTAAACGGTTCACCTGATAttgatgaaaataccctcaaaataaagttgacagtctgcactttaacctcatagttattgtgtcatttcaaatccaaagtgctggagtataGAGCTAAAACAACCACAAAATTGTAAAAATGTCCCAATAATTTTggaactgctgatgcacaaccaaattccaaaattgcaccttgtgtaatCTACTTTTCTAACTTTCCACAGTAAATTGAGACACCGACTGAGAACCCTAGCAACCGCGGGGTGCTACGTGCAGCGCATAGTCTGCAGACAGAGAGTCAAGTGCATCTGATATGTACCAGACAATGACATGCACAGTACATTACATTTATATTATGGTTCTTTTGGGCTGTTGGAAGTAGTGTgttcaaagtttttttttttactttcaaaatgtattttcacgAGATTAGAAGTGTAGGTACTGTAGATAGCAAACAGAAATATAATCTCCACAATTTTCAAATTGTCAAAAGAGAGCATTATTCACAAGAACGCTGAGTCTGATGCTTCCAGAAGATGAGTCATTTCATTTTACATCCATAAAGTCTATGGAACTGTATTGTAGTCTACAATTTTTCCATCCACTCCGTTCAGAGTACTGGTCATATTGTTGGAGTCGCTGATACCCTCAGAACCTCACTGTGAAAAATGAGAGTTAAGTCCTATGAAGTCTAGTCTCAACCTTCTCTTAATAGCCCTTTTAAAGGGCAGTCTTGTTGTTGAGTTTCAGTCTGGGGACTAGTAGAAATCATATCCAACTAATAGACTGTAAACAATATCCTACTACAAACAAAGGGAGGGACTGCAGCTGTGCACTCAACACAGGCAGGCTGCAGTTGGAGACTGGAAACAGTCTGGACACTGTCGTAGGCTCAGCACTAGAGACAGACGTAACATACGAGGGGGTGGTGGTTGTGGACTGAGCACGACTGCAAACTGACCAGACTGACCGTACAGTACGGGCTGCAGACTGTTGACTGAACTCAGGGGAGGATGGTCTAGAGAAAGGGGTCTGATGGGGGTGGCGGGTCACAGTCTAACAGGGAGACCAGGCTGGGGGTCCGGTATAGTCTGGTGTCCTACTCGtctagaggtcagaggtcagacctCCACAGAGGTGATCTGGTTCATCTGGGCCCGCATGGACTGGACACTGTTCAGGATCTTCTTTTGGTGGCCTGCTAGCATCACCCCTACTCGGAGGATGtccctgtggagagagagaaagcaatcaGCAACACAGCATTCTATGACACATTTAGCAAGTCAGCAACACAGCAGTCTATGACACATTTAGCACAGTCTATGAGGCCAGATTTAGCACAGATAGCACAGTCTAGAACACTTTTAACACAGTCTAGGTCTACTACACATTTAGTACAGTCTATGACACATTAAGATGAATCTAAGACACATTCAACACAGTCTAGGACACATTTAGCAGGGAGAGGGTGTCTGGGGAGGTTAACTTACTCTGTGGTCATTTGGGAGACCACATCAAAGCTG
Above is a genomic segment from Oncorhynchus gorbuscha isolate QuinsamMale2020 ecotype Even-year linkage group LG10, OgorEven_v1.0, whole genome shotgun sequence containing:
- the LOC124045774 gene encoding leucine-rich repeat-containing protein 38-like, whose protein sequence is MLPCINWLQPFLALLSSTLLTRGHNCPSSCLCPDHHTVDCQGQGLTSLPSPIPLDVRRLLLSDNWIPWIPSDFLVLYSDLVYLDLRNNSLSVLEPGTLSTSSRLVFLDLGSNNLTEIQSGTFVESRSLIKLRLGNNPYLSLVEEDAFLGLTSLRELELERNGLQGLDVGVLEPLTSLRVVRLEGNPWVCNCHFAKLFVWLTENCHKLPMGMEGLQCSLPMDGSLMSLSLLSEASFRECRGYLSLTDILIVIFSGISVSVVAIIASFFLASMVHCFQRLGKAGQAEEEEGND